In a genomic window of Cytobacillus sp. FSL H8-0458:
- a CDS encoding spore germination protein GerPE — protein sequence MLQRTSSVDRIHIDTIAFSSVFEIGDSCFIKGFSRAIADQREVEYFNAKEGNFSVYPVFSEPIPLIPIEEDITMQTTQLNPIIRVQNIDIIGVSSSSVIHIGNSGNISMEARVKHIRQIYPKNSRTQG from the coding sequence ATGCTGCAAAGAACTTCATCTGTTGATAGGATCCATATTGACACCATTGCCTTTTCTTCTGTATTTGAAATCGGGGACTCATGCTTTATTAAAGGATTCTCAAGAGCGATTGCTGATCAGCGAGAAGTTGAGTATTTTAACGCCAAGGAAGGGAATTTTTCAGTCTATCCTGTATTCAGTGAGCCCATCCCTTTAATCCCAATTGAAGAAGACATAACTATGCAGACAACACAGCTCAATCCGATCATTCGGGTTCAGAACATTGATATTATCGGGGTTTCCTCCTCCTCTGTCATCCATATCGGGAACAGTGGAAACATTTCAATGGAAGCCCGGGTCAAGCATATCCGTCAGATTTACCCAAAAAACAGCAGAACTCAAGGGTGA
- a CDS encoding germination protein GerPD: MNYQVYNRDLCVGSIRVLGVSSSSVLMVGDTQTIQLAATFDTPPESLLIGPFVPLTPE; this comes from the coding sequence ATGAATTATCAGGTATATAACAGAGATCTGTGCGTTGGGAGCATAAGAGTGCTGGGTGTATCCAGTTCATCTGTTTTAATGGTGGGAGATACGCAAACGATCCAGCTGGCAGCCACTTTTGATACACCTCCTGAGTCACTTCTAATAGGGCCATTTGTGCCGCTGACACCGGAGTAA
- a CDS encoding spore germination protein GerPB yields the protein MNFYIQQSIHIHFIKIGGITNSSVMQIGSAGIIKPASYLYNTGGFTEPAPEAEAPAPAGPAGGSVFLGPAVPLTRVQKR from the coding sequence ATGAATTTCTATATACAGCAATCCATTCATATTCATTTTATAAAGATCGGCGGGATTACAAACTCTTCCGTCATGCAGATTGGAAGTGCAGGCATTATAAAGCCGGCTTCTTATTTGTATAACACTGGCGGCTTTACCGAGCCTGCACCTGAGGCGGAAGCTCCGGCGCCTGCGGGGCCAGCAGGGGGGAGTGTTTTTCTGGGGCCAGCTGTACCTCTGACAAGAGTACAGAAACGATAA
- a CDS encoding spore germination protein: MPAIVGVAQVISIGSSSVFNIGDVYKIMPVSNAKTFSGAGSFNTGDGLNVYNQRSSTNTYDCDGVDQGNYFNA; encoded by the coding sequence ATGCCAGCTATTGTGGGAGTCGCACAGGTCATATCGATCGGGAGCAGTTCTGTCTTCAATATCGGGGACGTATATAAAATCATGCCAGTTTCGAACGCTAAGACCTTTTCAGGTGCCGGATCATTTAATACTGGGGATGGACTGAATGTTTACAATCAACGGAGCTCAACAAACACTTATGATTGTGATGGCGTGGATCAGGGCAATTATTTCAATGCTTAA
- a CDS encoding YisL family protein, producing the protein MIHAHITTWFLALVLFIIALIMHKSGKQKGLKVVHMVLRLFYLLIIGTGIWILSSLNSIDLLYVLKSLVGIWVIAMFEMIIIRTVKGKKTSILWGQFIVALILVLYLGFVKLPLTFMT; encoded by the coding sequence ATGATACATGCCCATATAACAACATGGTTTTTGGCACTTGTTTTATTTATTATTGCCCTTATAATGCATAAAAGCGGCAAACAAAAAGGTTTAAAAGTGGTTCACATGGTCTTGAGATTATTTTATCTGCTGATCATTGGAACAGGGATTTGGATTTTAAGCAGCCTTAACAGCATCGACCTTCTTTATGTGTTGAAGTCATTAGTAGGCATTTGGGTAATTGCTATGTTTGAAATGATTATCATCCGCACTGTCAAAGGAAAAAAGACTTCTATTTTATGGGGACAGTTCATTGTTGCACTAATCCTGGTTCTATATTTAGGCTTTGTAAAATTGCCATTAACATTTATGACGTAA
- the gerPC gene encoding spore germination protein GerPC: MRLNQQLNAYLQQLHAFVEAQEKRIRSLEAAVNKLQEETEVLKSRPPMQVDRIEYKFDQLKVESLEGTLNIGLNPSELQNIEDFAVDNKNIKAPVSPKTQMKRTMEIEDTIYQYLERELPEITASAQKKLNVNVDDSYIGFIKEDIKKQLPNRIEYYIQQQASNRSGQENDNEEIIELIKKEIYNGVYAFISHLPENMKGMNKE, from the coding sequence GTGCGCTTGAATCAGCAATTAAATGCCTATCTTCAGCAATTGCATGCTTTTGTAGAGGCACAGGAAAAACGAATACGCAGCCTGGAAGCAGCGGTCAACAAACTTCAGGAAGAGACTGAAGTCCTGAAAAGCCGTCCGCCGATGCAGGTCGATCGAATTGAATATAAATTCGACCAGCTTAAGGTAGAGTCTCTTGAAGGAACTTTAAATATTGGCTTGAATCCTTCTGAGCTGCAAAACATTGAAGATTTTGCCGTAGATAACAAAAACATTAAAGCACCTGTTTCGCCTAAAACCCAGATGAAGAGAACGATGGAAATTGAAGACACTATTTATCAGTATTTAGAACGGGAACTTCCGGAAATTACAGCTTCTGCCCAGAAGAAATTAAATGTTAATGTGGATGACTCGTATATTGGATTTATCAAAGAAGATATCAAAAAGCAGCTTCCTAACCGAATTGAGTACTATATCCAGCAGCAGGCATCGAATCGCTCAGGGCAGGAAAATGATAACGAAGAGATTATAGAGCTGATAAAGAAGGAAATTTACAATGGGGTCTATGCCTTTATCTCGCACTTGCCGGAGAATATGAAGGGAATGAATAAAGAATGA
- a CDS encoding long-chain-fatty-acid--CoA ligase: MNVPLILSQFLDRAVSLYGNKKAIFADDRVFTYEELNARVNQLSYGLRASGIQKGDRIAYLAPNSVEMLEGFYGVFQLGGIMVPLNIRLKPEDYLFILNHSESKILFVDQDLYHLILPVKDQLKTVEKIIVHYKEEDTEETDYDSWLSSQDSSPYQREVLDENDVCSLLYTSGTTGNPKGVMLTHRNNYLHALSTMHHLRVSDQDVLLHVLPMFHVNGWGSPFYYTANGASQVCLRKATPEKIFDALQEHKVSVMHMAPTVLNSLMQHYEQFVPSVEQDVRVVIAGSAPPPAFVTRVEKELGWEFIQVYGMTESSPLSTVSTIRSHLQELPLNQQYRMKAKAGHQMIGCEVKVINEHGEEVAQNGIEIGEVIVRSNGVMKGYWKNEEATMEAIRDGWLHTGDMANVDEYGNIDIVDRKKDIIISGGENISSIEIEGALYEHPAILEAAVIAVPHEKWGETPHAFVVLRNGKTLTEQEIISFTREKLAHFKAVTGVTFVEELPKTASGKIQKIHLRNNYWESKGKTGRFVN; the protein is encoded by the coding sequence ATGAATGTTCCATTAATACTTTCACAGTTTTTAGATCGTGCTGTGTCCCTTTACGGTAATAAAAAGGCAATCTTTGCTGATGACCGGGTTTTTACATATGAAGAATTGAACGCGAGAGTTAACCAGCTCTCTTATGGACTAAGGGCTTCAGGTATTCAAAAAGGGGACAGGATTGCTTACCTGGCACCTAATTCTGTTGAAATGCTGGAGGGGTTTTATGGGGTTTTTCAGCTGGGCGGAATAATGGTTCCTCTAAATATCAGGCTGAAGCCGGAAGACTATTTATTTATATTAAATCACAGCGAATCAAAGATCCTGTTTGTAGATCAGGACCTTTATCATCTTATACTTCCTGTAAAAGATCAGCTGAAAACTGTGGAAAAAATCATCGTGCATTATAAAGAGGAAGATACAGAAGAAACCGATTATGATTCATGGCTCAGCAGCCAGGACAGCAGTCCATATCAAAGGGAAGTCCTCGACGAAAATGACGTATGCAGCCTTTTGTATACAAGCGGTACAACAGGCAACCCGAAAGGTGTCATGCTGACCCATCGCAATAATTACCTGCATGCATTGTCAACTATGCATCATTTGAGGGTCAGCGATCAGGATGTATTGCTGCATGTCCTGCCGATGTTCCATGTGAATGGATGGGGTTCGCCTTTTTATTACACGGCAAATGGCGCTTCTCAGGTGTGTTTAAGAAAAGCCACACCGGAAAAGATATTTGACGCCCTTCAGGAACATAAAGTATCAGTCATGCATATGGCCCCTACTGTACTGAATTCGCTGATGCAGCATTATGAACAATTTGTTCCATCAGTTGAGCAGGATGTCAGGGTTGTTATTGCTGGTTCGGCTCCTCCGCCAGCCTTTGTAACAAGAGTGGAGAAGGAGCTTGGATGGGAGTTCATACAGGTATATGGCATGACCGAATCATCTCCGCTAAGCACAGTATCGACAATCCGTTCTCACCTTCAGGAACTTCCGCTTAACCAGCAGTACCGGATGAAAGCGAAGGCAGGACATCAGATGATAGGCTGTGAAGTCAAGGTAATCAATGAACATGGTGAAGAAGTGGCCCAAAATGGCATTGAAATCGGTGAGGTAATTGTCCGCAGCAACGGAGTCATGAAGGGCTATTGGAAAAATGAAGAAGCAACGATGGAAGCTATTCGGGACGGATGGCTTCATACAGGTGATATGGCAAATGTTGATGAATATGGCAATATCGATATTGTTGACCGTAAAAAGGATATCATTATCAGCGGCGGAGAAAACATCTCATCCATAGAAATAGAAGGGGCTTTATATGAGCATCCTGCAATACTGGAAGCTGCTGTTATAGCTGTGCCCCACGAAAAGTGGGGGGAAACCCCGCATGCCTTTGTAGTCCTGCGTAATGGGAAAACATTGACTGAGCAGGAGATTATCAGTTTTACCAGGGAGAAGCTTGCCCACTTTAAAGCTGTAACAGGAGTCACTTTTGTCGAAGAGCTGCCGAAAACGGCCTCAGGGAAAATTCAAAAAATCCACCTTCGGAACAACTACTGGGAGTCAAAAGGGAAAACAGGCCGTTTTGTTAATTAA
- a CDS encoding HNH endonuclease, whose amino-acid sequence MGKKQTETGTCELCLRGDTDITVHHLTPKEMGGTFLPTAKLCIPCHKQIHALYTNTELAVRLNTIQLLQQDDKIRRYLQWIRKQPSSKLTKARKSNERKSKGR is encoded by the coding sequence ATGGGAAAAAAGCAAACAGAAACCGGAACCTGCGAATTATGCCTAAGGGGGGATACTGATATAACAGTCCACCATTTAACACCGAAAGAAATGGGGGGCACCTTCCTTCCAACCGCTAAATTATGCATACCCTGCCATAAGCAGATTCATGCTTTATATACGAATACAGAGCTGGCTGTACGGCTGAATACAATCCAGTTATTGCAGCAGGATGATAAAATCCGAAGATATTTGCAATGGATCAGAAAACAGCCTTCATCTAAGCTGACAAAAGCAAGGAAGTCGAATGAACGGAAATCAAAAGGACGATAA
- a CDS encoding DUF418 domain-containing protein produces MDRQVSPVLEKDRIISLDIMRGFAILGIFLVNMLSFHSPYLYIDPFVWWDSPADKGAYAFIDIFVQASFYPLFSILFGYGLVILRESAMAKGLDFGGMAARRFSLLLLIGIIHAFLIWHGDILINYAIFGFIFLLFVKLSGKNMLLTGILLYIIPNLLFVLLLFATALVIPPEELSIYDKEAALASLQAYQNGSFSEITSQRIQDWSGVNNLASLPIMLASIFPLFLIGGGAAKLRWLEEPEKNRAILMKIMLVSLAGGLLFKLLPYITESNLGLDYMQDIFGGPLLAIAYGLGIPVVMKNSQGPGFLLPLSYVGKLSLSNYLFQSIISTFIFYSYGLGFYGKVSAFWGTLLVMFIFAFQVIISRFWIVRYYYGPVEWLWRSFTYLKIPNWKRKG; encoded by the coding sequence ATGGACAGGCAAGTCAGCCCGGTTCTGGAGAAGGATCGGATAATTTCGCTGGATATTATGAGAGGATTTGCAATTCTAGGGATTTTTTTAGTTAATATGCTATCCTTCCATTCACCATATCTGTACATTGATCCTTTTGTATGGTGGGACAGTCCGGCGGATAAAGGGGCTTATGCGTTTATCGATATCTTTGTGCAGGCAAGCTTCTATCCTTTGTTTTCAATTCTGTTCGGGTACGGGTTAGTCATTCTAAGGGAGAGTGCAATGGCCAAAGGCCTTGATTTTGGAGGAATGGCTGCAAGGAGATTTTCCCTTTTGCTGCTGATAGGCATCATTCACGCTTTTCTTATATGGCATGGGGATATTTTAATAAACTATGCAATCTTTGGCTTTATCTTTTTATTGTTTGTAAAATTGTCCGGAAAAAATATGCTTTTAACTGGAATATTGCTTTATATCATTCCCAATCTGCTATTTGTTCTATTGTTATTTGCAACAGCTCTGGTTATTCCTCCTGAAGAGCTGTCAATCTATGACAAGGAAGCCGCATTAGCTTCTTTACAGGCCTATCAAAATGGAAGCTTTTCCGAGATTACCTCACAGCGTATCCAGGATTGGTCAGGTGTTAATAATCTTGCTTCACTGCCTATCATGCTGGCATCTATTTTTCCTTTGTTTTTAATAGGTGGAGGAGCAGCCAAGCTGCGATGGCTTGAGGAGCCAGAAAAAAACAGGGCAATCCTCATGAAAATTATGCTGGTTTCTTTGGCTGGAGGGTTATTGTTCAAATTGCTGCCTTACATAACGGAAAGCAACCTGGGACTGGATTACATGCAGGACATATTTGGAGGTCCGCTGCTGGCTATTGCTTATGGTTTAGGGATACCGGTGGTGATGAAAAATAGTCAGGGACCAGGATTCCTGCTGCCGCTCTCATATGTTGGGAAACTGTCGCTCTCAAATTATCTTTTCCAGTCCATTATCTCGACTTTTATTTTTTACAGTTATGGATTAGGCTTCTATGGGAAGGTCTCTGCATTTTGGGGGACACTTTTAGTTATGTTCATCTTCGCTTTCCAGGTCATCATCAGCCGTTTCTGGATTGTCCGCTATTATTATGGACCGGTCGAATGGCTCTGGAGGAGCTTCACTTATTTGAAGATCCCTAATTGGAAGAGAAAGGGTTAA
- a CDS encoding fumarylacetoacetate hydrolase family protein, whose product MKFVTFKDSTGSRAGLLDETGTKVLPLKAALEKMEGKSDLPATLKECISLGDKFIDKVNSLTDWLSSYPAREELFRPLASVALEAPIPRPDKNIFCVGKNYAEHAIEMGSKEDIPEHIMVFTKSPTTVIGPDATVLNHKNVTAELDYEGELAVVIGKKGRAIPKEKASEHIFGYTIINDVTARDLQSRHKQFFIGKSLDATCPMGPWIVHASAVENPNQLDIQTKVNGELRQSSNTENFIFPIDEIISVLSKGMTLEPGDIIATGTPAGVGKGFKPPRFLKPGDKVEITVENIGTLTNFIEK is encoded by the coding sequence TTGAAATTTGTTACTTTTAAGGATAGCACAGGAAGCAGGGCTGGTTTACTGGACGAGACCGGGACAAAGGTGCTTCCGCTAAAAGCAGCTTTAGAAAAAATGGAAGGCAAAAGTGACTTGCCTGCGACTTTGAAGGAATGTATTTCTTTAGGGGATAAGTTCATTGATAAAGTAAATAGTTTAACAGATTGGCTAAGCAGCTATCCTGCAAGGGAGGAACTCTTTCGCCCGCTCGCTTCCGTTGCATTGGAAGCGCCGATTCCACGTCCGGATAAGAACATCTTTTGTGTAGGCAAGAATTATGCCGAGCATGCCATTGAGATGGGAAGCAAAGAAGACATTCCCGAGCACATAATGGTCTTTACAAAATCGCCTACAACGGTCATAGGACCTGATGCAACAGTCTTAAATCACAAGAATGTCACTGCAGAGCTTGATTATGAGGGAGAGCTTGCCGTTGTAATCGGAAAAAAAGGACGGGCGATTCCAAAGGAAAAAGCATCGGAACACATTTTTGGCTATACGATTATTAATGATGTGACAGCAAGGGATCTGCAGTCTCGCCATAAGCAATTTTTTATCGGTAAAAGCCTGGATGCCACGTGCCCGATGGGTCCATGGATTGTCCATGCCTCTGCTGTTGAAAACCCGAATCAGCTTGACATTCAAACAAAGGTAAATGGAGAGCTGAGACAAAGTTCAAATACTGAAAACTTTATCTTTCCAATCGATGAAATCATCTCGGTTCTGTCAAAGGGCATGACACTTGAGCCAGGAGATATTATCGCTACTGGAACTCCTGCCGGGGTAGGTAAGGGCTTTAAGCCTCCGCGCTTTCTTAAGCCGGGAGATAAAGTGGAAATTACAGTAGAAAATATAGGAACTCTGACAAATTTTATAGAGAAATAA
- a CDS encoding spore germination protein — translation MPAIIGPVQIINVSGGIVQFGDSLYISPKNNSKSTTGQGAANTGGFVITNNGLSASNVLDTSLVDQPNVGNN, via the coding sequence ATGCCAGCTATAATCGGACCTGTACAAATCATTAATGTCAGCGGTGGAATTGTTCAATTCGGAGACTCCCTTTATATCTCTCCTAAAAACAATTCCAAATCAACAACCGGACAGGGTGCCGCTAACACAGGCGGCTTTGTCATTACAAACAATGGCCTTAGCGCCAGTAACGTACTGGATACCAGTCTGGTTGATCAGCCAAATGTCGGCAATAACTAA
- a CDS encoding EAL domain-containing protein: MAQTITCLYKNNSELNKFIDLNELTEYPNLLVQVFTGTPESQFIAKLQEELADKLPFAHIAGCSTSGEIHEGLITEKQTIICFTVFEKTELKSFLLNRSDFKDSYEMGKTLAQELALFNTEAVIIFPAGFDVDSTDLLEGINETQPDMVISGGLAGDNGLFQEGFSFTQHGITSDGLAAVALQSGHLWVRHFENYQWQEIGKSFTVTKAEGSIIYSLDHKRPLTILKRYLGESFIKELPKSGTEFPFLLQYRGEKVSVFIIKLLENGAIKVNRRVEEGDTLTFAYANLEDIIERSLQELKELDQVSPESIFIYNCMARKQFARDFTEKELAMFQGIAPANGFFSYGEISCRKGGLPQMVGHSLTYLALSEDSAESKKKKQNEFVYEKTAQFKTITSLTHLMHASQDDIKALNSSLKMSEQYYKSLFDNNADFVYSTDLKGNFTSVNPAFEKTFGYSREEIIGKTALTYVSDMDVQRVRMHFYRALRGKEQYYNVYIDSKTGETNLFQLKNIPITVNGECVGIYGIGRNITEQKKIEEKITELAFFDRDTGLPNRMKFTEQLEMQLKRARKKQKKIAVLSIDIDRFKIINDSLGHFAGDMVLKEISERIERVLPSGSYLGRFSGDKFNLVLSREATIEKVMKASKKILEEISHPLFQSDQEFIVTASIGVSLYPDDGSDEHILLKNADIATNRSKLQGGNKVTFFSMEMNQQAMVRLELESYLRKALQKNEFYLCYQPLIDLETGNLYGSEALIRWNHPKLGLVSPGEFIPLAEETGLIADIGGWVLRSACQQNRRWQMLGYESLSISVNVSAYQFQQPGFLQEVKLALELSGMEPQYLTLELTESTMLRNVEYSIQVMQSLQDIGVKVSIDDFGTGYSSLSYLKDLPINTLKIDRSFINNLRLNTSDVAIVKAIITMGHGLSVKVVAEGVETLEQIELLKELKCHYAQGFYIHKPLMTRDFEEGLSKYVQTHG, from the coding sequence ATGGCACAGACGATTACATGTTTATATAAAAATAATAGCGAGCTTAATAAATTTATAGACTTGAATGAATTGACGGAATACCCGAATTTACTTGTGCAGGTTTTTACAGGAACTCCTGAGAGCCAATTTATCGCGAAACTTCAAGAAGAACTGGCAGATAAGCTTCCCTTTGCACATATAGCAGGCTGTTCAACTTCAGGTGAAATTCATGAAGGGCTCATTACGGAGAAACAAACAATCATTTGCTTTACTGTTTTCGAAAAAACGGAATTAAAATCTTTCCTGTTAAACAGGAGCGATTTTAAGGACAGTTATGAAATGGGCAAAACCCTGGCACAGGAACTTGCTCTCTTCAATACAGAAGCTGTAATTATCTTTCCTGCAGGGTTTGATGTCGATTCCACTGACCTGCTGGAGGGAATAAATGAAACTCAGCCCGATATGGTGATTTCCGGCGGACTTGCCGGAGATAATGGTTTATTCCAGGAGGGTTTTTCTTTTACTCAACATGGAATCACCAGCGATGGGCTTGCGGCAGTTGCCCTTCAAAGCGGCCATCTTTGGGTGCGTCATTTTGAGAATTATCAGTGGCAGGAGATTGGAAAAAGCTTTACTGTCACAAAGGCAGAAGGATCTATCATCTATTCCCTGGACCATAAAAGGCCGTTAACTATTCTAAAACGCTATTTGGGAGAGTCTTTTATTAAGGAACTGCCGAAATCAGGTACTGAATTCCCTTTCCTGTTACAGTACCGCGGGGAAAAAGTATCCGTTTTTATTATAAAATTACTTGAAAATGGTGCAATTAAAGTAAACAGAAGAGTTGAAGAAGGAGACACACTTACGTTTGCTTATGCAAATCTGGAGGACATTATTGAACGGTCTTTACAAGAATTAAAAGAGCTTGATCAAGTTTCTCCTGAAAGCATATTTATATACAATTGCATGGCCAGGAAACAATTTGCAAGAGATTTTACAGAAAAAGAACTGGCAATGTTCCAGGGAATAGCGCCGGCGAACGGCTTCTTCTCTTATGGTGAGATTTCCTGCCGTAAAGGCGGACTTCCGCAAATGGTAGGACATTCTCTTACATACCTTGCTCTATCAGAAGATAGTGCTGAATCAAAGAAGAAAAAACAGAATGAATTTGTTTATGAAAAAACCGCCCAATTTAAAACGATTACTTCTTTAACTCATTTAATGCATGCTTCTCAGGATGATATTAAAGCATTAAACAGCAGTCTTAAAATGTCAGAACAATATTATAAATCTCTATTTGATAATAATGCAGACTTTGTTTATTCAACTGACCTGAAGGGGAATTTCACAAGTGTTAACCCGGCATTTGAGAAAACCTTCGGGTACAGCCGGGAAGAAATAATCGGAAAAACAGCTCTTACCTATGTGAGTGATATGGATGTACAAAGGGTCCGGATGCACTTTTATCGGGCATTAAGAGGAAAGGAGCAATATTACAACGTTTATATTGATTCAAAAACCGGCGAGACAAATCTCTTTCAGCTGAAAAATATTCCGATTACGGTTAATGGGGAATGTGTAGGCATTTATGGAATCGGCAGAAATATTACAGAACAGAAAAAAATTGAAGAGAAGATAACAGAACTGGCTTTTTTTGACCGGGATACAGGGCTGCCAAACAGAATGAAGTTTACAGAACAATTGGAAATGCAATTAAAGAGAGCCAGGAAGAAACAGAAGAAAATTGCTGTTCTTTCTATTGATATTGACCGCTTTAAAATCATAAATGACAGTCTCGGGCACTTTGCAGGGGATATGGTGTTAAAGGAAATTTCCGAAAGAATTGAGAGGGTTTTACCTTCCGGTTCTTATTTGGGAAGGTTCAGCGGGGATAAGTTTAATCTGGTATTATCGAGGGAAGCAACCATAGAAAAAGTTATGAAAGCCTCCAAAAAAATATTAGAGGAAATATCCCATCCTTTATTTCAGTCGGATCAGGAGTTTATTGTTACTGCGAGTATTGGTGTAAGCCTATACCCGGACGATGGATCGGATGAGCACATACTGCTGAAAAATGCGGATATTGCCACGAATCGCTCCAAGTTGCAGGGAGGAAACAAGGTCACGTTTTTCTCAATGGAAATGAACCAACAGGCAATGGTCAGACTTGAGCTTGAAAGCTACTTAAGAAAAGCTTTGCAGAAAAATGAGTTTTATTTATGCTATCAGCCATTAATAGACCTTGAAACAGGGAATTTATACGGAAGCGAAGCCCTGATCCGCTGGAATCATCCGAAACTTGGCCTAGTTTCACCCGGTGAATTTATTCCTCTTGCAGAAGAAACTGGTCTCATTGCGGATATTGGCGGCTGGGTATTGAGGTCGGCTTGTCAGCAAAACAGGCGCTGGCAAATGCTCGGCTATGAATCTCTATCCATTTCTGTGAATGTGTCAGCCTATCAATTCCAGCAGCCGGGATTTCTTCAGGAAGTTAAGTTGGCATTGGAGCTTTCCGGTATGGAGCCGCAATATTTAACATTGGAGCTTACGGAAAGCACGATGCTGAGGAATGTTGAGTATAGTATACAAGTTATGCAGTCTCTGCAGGATATCGGCGTCAAGGTTTCCATTGATGATTTTGGAACCGGATATTCTTCTTTAAGTTATTTAAAGGACCTTCCAATCAATACATTAAAGATCGACCGGTCGTTTATCAATAACCTTCGACTAAATACATCTGATGTTGCCATTGTAAAAGCCATCATCACCATGGGACATGGACTTTCCGTTAAGGTGGTGGCTGAAGGGGTGGAAACACTGGAGCAGATTGAGCTCTTAAAGGAATTGAAATGCCATTATGCACAGGGCTTCTATATACATAAGCCGCTCATGACCAGGGATTTTGAGGAAGGTCTCTCTAAATACGTTCAAACGCACGGCTAG